In the genome of Candidatus Omnitrophota bacterium, one region contains:
- the queA gene encoding tRNA preQ1(34) S-adenosylmethionine ribosyltransferase-isomerase QueA has protein sequence MELNQFDYHLPPELIAQFPAERRDESRLLVVKRADGGIHESRFRSLPDYLSPGDVIVLNNTRVFPARLFGKKVPGGAAIEMLLLERIDRENWRIIAYRASRLKAGTRVAFSVSFYADVIQSLGDGEFIVQFSWQGNWETALAAHGHIPLPPYIARQDGEFSDLDKERYQTVYAQANERLDSAAAPTAGLHFTAELLAALQEKGIQIHKATLRVGLDTFLPMRCERVEDHRMHSEAYFLPQETADAVANALAQNRRVVAVGTTAVRILESAAAAPGKLTAGAGNADIFLYPGRPFHIVNAMITNFHLPRTTLLLLVSAFLGNDLRRKAYEFAIANRFRFYSYGDAMVIL, from the coding sequence ATGGAACTTAACCAATTCGATTACCATCTGCCTCCCGAACTGATCGCCCAATTCCCCGCCGAACGCCGCGACGAATCCCGCTTGCTCGTCGTCAAACGGGCTGATGGCGGCATACATGAATCGCGCTTTCGATCATTGCCCGATTATTTGTCTCCCGGCGACGTCATCGTCCTCAACAATACCCGCGTCTTCCCCGCCCGCTTATTCGGAAAAAAAGTACCCGGCGGCGCCGCCATAGAGATGCTGCTTCTTGAACGCATTGATCGCGAGAATTGGCGCATTATCGCTTACCGCGCCTCCCGCCTCAAAGCCGGAACCCGCGTCGCCTTTTCCGTTTCCTTCTACGCCGATGTTATTCAATCCCTCGGCGACGGCGAATTCATCGTCCAGTTCTCATGGCAGGGCAATTGGGAAACCGCCCTCGCCGCCCACGGCCATATTCCCCTGCCGCCATATATCGCTCGCCAGGACGGCGAGTTCTCCGATCTGGACAAAGAACGCTATCAAACCGTTTACGCCCAAGCGAACGAACGCCTTGACTCCGCCGCCGCCCCCACGGCGGGACTCCACTTCACTGCGGAACTCCTCGCCGCTCTGCAAGAAAAAGGCATCCAAATTCATAAGGCCACTCTTCGCGTAGGACTGGACACCTTTCTTCCCATGCGCTGCGAGCGCGTCGAAGATCACCGTATGCACTCCGAAGCCTACTTTCTGCCCCAAGAAACGGCGGACGCCGTCGCAAACGCCTTAGCCCAAAACCGCCGCGTCGTCGCCGTCGGCACCACCGCCGTCCGCATCCTCGAAAGCGCCGCCGCCGCTCCGGGAAAACTCACCGCCGGAGCGGGAAACGCCGACATTTTCCTCTATCCCGGCCGCCCTTTCCACATCGTCAACGCCATGATCACCAATTTTCACCTCCCCCGCACGACGCTCCTCCTCCTCGTCTCCGCCTTCCTGGGAAACGACCTGCGCCGAAAGGCTTATGAATTCGCCATAGCCAACCGCTTCCGCTTCTATTCCTACGGCGACGCTATGGTTATTTTGTAA
- a CDS encoding DUF2905 domain-containing protein has product MSPSLGKLFLVIGALFILIGCVFLLAPHIPFLGRLPGDIDYKGENVRFYFPIVTCIVLSILLTILLNIFGGWR; this is encoded by the coding sequence ATGTCTCCCAGTTTAGGAAAACTCTTTCTGGTCATCGGCGCACTATTTATCTTGATCGGATGCGTCTTCCTCCTGGCGCCCCATATTCCCTTCCTGGGCCGCCTTCCAGGCGACATCGATTACAAAGGCGAAAACGTCCGTTTCTATTTTCCTATCGTAACCTGCATCGTTCTCTCCATTCTTTTAACGATTCTATTGAATATTTTCGGAGGATGGCGTTGA
- a CDS encoding zinc-binding dehydrogenase → MPVELCIQNRKAGFRQVEQRPLRRNEIRIKTQLTGLRHGDDLFLWKMAGWNDHSAPVAPLTWGVGEVVEVGSEVDRFAAGDMAHGPMPHRDYHIFQQDEAYPLAWLKKKFSVFADPGAAALRCIHASGLKYGDRMAIFGMGAVGLMAAQYALASGAGEVIAVDPLPSRLKTAQNLGAHTTIQNSLGEGDRWEKLADLDSVVELSGTDRGLSQCIQAARCGGTVTAGGLHYSAEAVEEARRECLKKGTCFIEAENYPVRADLERIVLKSLADKTVIVWPILSHVYSFQNVSLALQKIEQEPESHIKVLLEYD, encoded by the coding sequence ATGCCGGTGGAGCTTTGCATCCAGAATCGGAAGGCTGGTTTTCGTCAGGTGGAGCAGCGGCCTCTGCGCCGGAATGAGATTCGGATCAAGACGCAATTGACGGGACTTCGGCATGGGGACGATCTGTTCCTATGGAAAATGGCGGGTTGGAACGATCATTCCGCTCCCGTGGCTCCGTTAACGTGGGGCGTGGGAGAAGTGGTGGAGGTGGGATCGGAAGTGGATCGGTTTGCGGCGGGAGATATGGCGCATGGGCCGATGCCGCACCGGGATTATCACATTTTCCAGCAGGATGAAGCCTATCCCTTGGCGTGGTTGAAAAAGAAATTTTCCGTTTTCGCCGATCCGGGAGCAGCGGCGCTGCGTTGCATTCATGCCAGTGGATTGAAGTATGGAGACCGGATGGCGATTTTCGGGATGGGGGCGGTGGGGCTGATGGCGGCGCAATACGCTCTGGCGAGCGGGGCGGGCGAGGTGATCGCCGTGGATCCGTTGCCTTCGCGCCTCAAAACGGCGCAGAATTTAGGAGCGCATACGACGATTCAAAATTCGTTGGGTGAGGGAGATCGATGGGAAAAGCTGGCCGATCTGGATTCTGTCGTGGAACTATCGGGAACAGACCGGGGATTGAGTCAGTGCATTCAGGCAGCGCGATGCGGGGGAACCGTAACGGCGGGAGGATTGCATTATTCGGCGGAAGCGGTGGAGGAGGCGCGGAGAGAATGTTTGAAAAAAGGAACATGCTTTATAGAAGCCGAGAATTATCCCGTGCGGGCGGATTTGGAGCGCATCGTTCTGAAGAGCTTGGCGGATAAAACTGTGATCGTTTGGCCGATCCTATCGCACGTTTATTCTTTTCAGAATGTTTCACTGGCTTTGCAAAAGATCGAACAAGAGCCGGAGAGCCATATCAAAGTATTATTGGAATACGATTGA